From Kineosporia corallincola, one genomic window encodes:
- a CDS encoding SRPBCC family protein — translation MSAFVQLGRVEAGLPPAVVDEDDVPHDRLVFVRKIFPGSAGHVWQALVSPEGTQIWLGQGAVLLGSGQGYLNEEGDGGIVRSFHPLEQLRLTWHSGLDQDTSLVEIDLTPVAGGTRLRLWHEGLQAALRQTMQDQWEHRLDDFGRVCL, via the coding sequence ATGTCCGCATTCGTACAGTTGGGACGCGTGGAGGCCGGCCTTCCCCCGGCGGTCGTCGACGAGGACGACGTCCCCCACGATCGTCTGGTCTTCGTGCGCAAGATCTTTCCGGGTAGCGCTGGTCACGTCTGGCAGGCGCTGGTCAGCCCGGAGGGCACGCAGATCTGGCTCGGTCAGGGCGCCGTGCTGCTGGGAAGTGGCCAGGGTTACCTCAACGAGGAGGGCGACGGCGGGATCGTGCGCAGCTTTCACCCGCTGGAGCAGCTGCGGCTCACCTGGCACTCCGGCCTGGACCAGGACACCAGCCTGGTGGAGATCGACCTCACGCCGGTGGCCGGCGGAACCCGGCTGCGCCTGTGGCACGAGGGCCTCCAGGCAGCCCTGCGGCAGACGATGCAGGACCAGTGGGAGCACCGGCTCGACGACTTCGGTCGCGTCTGCCTCTGA
- a CDS encoding ribose-phosphate diphosphokinase, protein MNTVSIQSRKTLQVFSGRAYPELAEEIVKYLDVSLTPQSAYEFANGEIFVRFEESVRGADAFVVQSCGAGINTWVMETLIMVDALKRASADRITVVLPFYPYARQDKKHKGREPISARLIADLLHTAGADRLMTVDLHTDQTQGFFDGPVDHLFAMRLLADHVAEKYKGEQITVVAPDSGRVRVAERWADRLGGAPLAFIHKTRDPRMPNQVVTNRVVGDVEGRTCVLVDDMIDTGGTITKAATKLFEAGAKDVIIAATHGILSDPAIDRLRECGATEIVLTNTLPIPADRLLPNFTVLSIAPLIAQAIHEVFEDGSVTSLFSTDEEPAD, encoded by the coding sequence GTGAACACTGTTTCGATACAGAGCCGGAAGACGCTCCAGGTCTTCTCCGGTCGTGCATACCCTGAGCTGGCCGAGGAGATCGTCAAGTATCTCGACGTGAGCCTGACGCCCCAGTCGGCCTACGAGTTCGCCAACGGCGAGATCTTCGTCCGGTTCGAGGAGTCGGTGCGAGGTGCGGACGCCTTCGTGGTGCAGTCGTGCGGCGCGGGCATCAACACCTGGGTGATGGAGACCCTGATCATGGTCGACGCGCTCAAGCGTGCCTCGGCCGACCGGATCACCGTCGTGCTCCCGTTCTACCCGTACGCCCGGCAGGACAAGAAGCACAAGGGCCGCGAGCCGATCTCGGCCCGGCTGATCGCCGACCTGCTGCACACGGCCGGCGCCGACCGTCTGATGACGGTCGACCTGCACACCGACCAGACCCAGGGCTTCTTCGACGGCCCGGTCGACCACCTGTTCGCCATGCGGCTGCTCGCCGACCACGTGGCGGAGAAGTACAAGGGGGAGCAGATCACCGTGGTCGCGCCGGACTCCGGTCGCGTCCGGGTGGCCGAGCGCTGGGCCGACCGGCTGGGGGGTGCGCCGCTGGCCTTCATCCACAAGACCCGCGACCCGCGCATGCCCAACCAGGTCGTCACCAACCGGGTGGTCGGTGACGTCGAGGGCCGCACCTGTGTGCTGGTCGACGACATGATCGACACCGGTGGCACGATCACCAAGGCGGCCACGAAGCTGTTCGAGGCCGGCGCGAAAGACGTGATCATCGCCGCCACCCACGGCATCCTGTCCGACCCGGCGATCGACCGGCTGCGTGAGTGCGGGGCCACCGAGATCGTACTCACCAACACGCTGCCGATCCCGGCCGACCGGCTGCTGCCGAACTTCACCGTGCTCTCGATCGCCCCGCTGATCGCCCAGGCGATCCACGAGGTGTTCGAAGACGGTTCGGTCACCTCGCTGTTCAGCACCGACGAGGAGCCCGCCGACTGA